The Leptolyngbya subtilissima AS-A7 genome includes a region encoding these proteins:
- a CDS encoding NAD(P)H-quinone oxidoreductase subunit 4, with protein sequence MDLATFPWLTTVTLLPLVACIAIPFLPDDNGKTVRWYALSVGLIDFVLIVAAFYLNYDFSQPGLQLVESYTWVPQLDLKWSLGVDGLSMPLVLLTGFITTLAALAAWPVTLKPKFFYFLLLAMYSGQIGVFAVQDMLLFFLFWELELIPVYLLLSIWGGKKRLYAATKFILYTAGGSLFILVAALAMAFYGDTITFDMTALAEKVYPLRMQLLLYGAFLIAYAVKLPIIPLHTWLPDAHGEATAPVHMLLAGILLKMGGYALIRMNLGMLPDAHTYFAPVLVILGCINIVYAALTSFAQRNLKRKIAYSSISHMGFVLIGIASFTNLGLSGAVLQMISHGLIGASLFFLVGATYDRTHTLILDEMGGVGKKMPKIFAMFTTCSLASLALPGMSGFVAELMVFVGFATSDAYSFTFRLITVIFMAIGVILTPIYLLSMLREIFYGPENKELIEHEVLADAEPREVFIIACLLVPIIGFGFYPKMLTQIYDATTQKLTARLSQVFVATEASSEGLAPVAALPVLKAPSLSQ encoded by the coding sequence ATGGACCTCGCGACTTTTCCCTGGTTGACCACCGTTACGCTGCTGCCGCTGGTGGCTTGTATAGCGATACCGTTTTTGCCCGACGACAACGGTAAGACGGTGCGCTGGTATGCCCTGTCGGTGGGCCTGATCGACTTTGTGTTGATTGTGGCAGCCTTCTACCTCAACTACGACTTTAGTCAGCCCGGTCTACAACTGGTGGAGAGCTACACCTGGGTACCTCAGCTCGATCTGAAGTGGTCCTTAGGGGTAGACGGTCTGTCAATGCCTCTGGTGCTGCTGACCGGGTTCATCACCACCCTGGCGGCTCTGGCGGCCTGGCCGGTGACACTCAAGCCCAAGTTCTTTTACTTTCTGCTGCTGGCTATGTACAGCGGACAGATCGGCGTGTTTGCCGTGCAGGATATGCTGCTGTTCTTCCTGTTTTGGGAGCTAGAGCTGATTCCGGTATACCTGCTGCTGTCGATTTGGGGCGGCAAGAAGCGGCTCTACGCCGCGACCAAGTTTATTCTCTACACCGCTGGCGGGTCGCTGTTCATCTTGGTGGCGGCGCTGGCCATGGCCTTCTACGGTGATACCATCACCTTCGATATGACCGCCCTAGCCGAGAAGGTCTATCCCTTACGTATGCAGCTCTTGCTCTACGGGGCGTTTCTGATCGCCTACGCGGTCAAGCTGCCAATCATTCCGTTGCACACCTGGCTGCCCGATGCCCATGGCGAGGCCACGGCACCAGTACACATGCTACTGGCGGGCATTCTGTTGAAAATGGGCGGATACGCGCTGATTCGCATGAATCTGGGTATGCTGCCTGATGCCCACACCTATTTCGCGCCAGTTCTGGTGATTTTGGGCTGTATCAACATCGTCTACGCGGCGCTAACCTCCTTCGCCCAGCGCAACCTCAAGCGCAAGATCGCCTATTCGTCGATCTCGCATATGGGCTTTGTGCTAATTGGCATAGCTTCGTTTACCAACCTGGGGTTGAGCGGCGCGGTGTTACAGATGATCTCCCATGGCTTGATTGGGGCTAGCCTGTTCTTCTTAGTGGGGGCTACCTACGATCGCACCCACACCCTCATCCTGGATGAGATGGGCGGCGTGGGCAAAAAGATGCCCAAGATCTTCGCCATGTTCACTACCTGCTCGCTGGCCTCGCTGGCCCTGCCAGGGATGAGCGGTTTTGTGGCTGAGCTGATGGTGTTTGTGGGCTTTGCCACCAGCGATGCCTACAGCTTTACCTTTAGGCTGATTACGGTCATCTTCATGGCGATTGGGGTTATTCTCACCCCCATCTACCTGCTATCGATGCTGAGGGAGATTTTCTACGGCCCTGAGAATAAGGAGTTGATCGAGCACGAGGTGCTAGCCGATGCCGAGCCCCGCGAGGTGTTTATCATTGCCTGCCTGCTAGTGCCGATCATTGGCTTTGGGTTTTACCCCAAGATGCTGACCCAAATCTACGACGCCACCACCCAAAAGCTCACAGCTCGACTAAGTCAAGTGTTTGTGGCTACCGAAGCCAGTAGTGAAGGGCTAGCCCCCGTCGCTGCCCTGCCGGTGCTTAAGGCTCCTTCTTTAAGTCAGTAA